The segment CAGGGCTTTCGCGTCACCGAGGTGCTGCGGGCAGACGGCGCGGTGAGCGGCGTGGCCGGCGTTGACCAGGACGGTGTCCGGCAAGAATATCAGGCCAAGCTGGTCGTCGGCGCGGACGGACGCCGCTCCACTGTGCGCCGTCTGGTCGGTGCACAGCAGAAGCTGGCGGTGCCGACCGATTACGCTTCCTATGTCGCGTACTACTCCGGCTTCCAATCGGACGGTGAGACCTGTGTCGAGTTTTACAAGATCGGTGAAAACATCGCCATCGTCTTCCCGACCTCCGACGGCCTCGCCGTGGTCGGTGTGATGTATCCGCTCGACAATCAGAAGGAGATGGAGCGTTTCCGGCACGACCCGGAACGGGCGATCCTCGATCTGCTCCGCGAAAGCTTTTCTAGCACCACCTTCCCTGAGCGGCTCAGCCAGGCCACGCTGGTCGGCAAAGTGAAAGGGCTGCACGGCTATGACAACGATTGGTACCAAGGCATGGGTCCGGGCTGGGCGCTGCTCGGCGATGCCCTGTCGTTCAAAGACCCGGCCGTCGGCCAAGGCATGCACGACGCCTTGTACGGTGCGCGCGTGCTGGCCAAACACCTCGACTGGAACCGATCGTGGGCGGAACTCGCCGCCGCGTACGAAGGCGAGATGGAAGCGCACATGATGTCCCGCTTCCAATTGGCCTGCGTCTTCACCAAAAACATCCCGTTCACGCCGGAGCAGACGGCCGTCAACAAGCTGATCGGCTCCGACGAGCAGGCGACCCGCGCCTTCCTCGGCTTCTACAACTACCACAACGAGATGGAAGACGTGGAAAAAGAAGTCGGGCGCATCTTGACAACGATTTCGCGCTCCTCATATAATTAATGAAATTTACCTGGGCGCAGGTCTTGCAGCAGCACTTGGTGTTCCCAATTGGTTTGCCAAAACGGAAAGGAGGCGTTTCCCTTGTTGATTCCCATTCGATAACCGCACAGTTCCCAATCGAAAGGATGAACGATTGTATGACAACTCCGAACACCTCGCTTTTCACGATCACCGCTGCGGTGACCGACCAAGACCTGCAAGACTGCGCCACCGTCAAAAACACGCTGACCCCGAAAGAACCGGTCACGCTGGAAGCTCTGAAGAATGATGTCGAAAGCAACCCGGACGGACTTTTGCTCATCGCCCGCGTCGGCGACCGCCCGGCCGGCAGCGCCGTCTGCAAAGCGTCCAGCTCGCCGCAGCAGGCGTTCACGATGCTCCGCGTGCTGCCCGAGTGGCGCAACAAAGGGCTCGGCACCCTGTTCTACCAAGCGGTGTCGGAACACGCCCGCAAGCTGAATCGCAGCTCCCTGCAAGGCCGCGTCACCGAAACGGACCGCGCCGCCTTGGCCTTTTTTGAAAAGCGCGGCTTTGCCGAAGTGGCCCGCGAATGCCCGGTCATTCTGAATGTGCAAGACCTCGTTGTAACACCCGCTGCGCTGCCGGACGGACTTGAGGTCGTGGCGCTGCAAGACCGGGAAGACCTGTACGCGGGCGCACACGCAGTGGCGGCAGAAGGCTTGCCCGACATTCCACTGCCCGAGCCGCTGACCGTTCCGGCGCTGCCCGACTGGATCGCGTCTGAGATCTCGGCGCCGGGCATCCGCCTCGACGGATCGTTTGTCGCGATCGCAGACGGCGAAGTGATCGGCTATGCCGGCATCGTGGAGATCTCCGACACCGCCGCCGAGCACCTGCTGACCGCCGTCAAGCGCAACTGGCGCGGGCAAGGGATCGCCTCCCTGCTGAAAAACGCCCAGCTGGTCTGGGCGAAACAAGCCGGCCTGCACGAGCTGATCACCTACAACCACCAAGGCAATGACCCGATCCAAAAGCTCAACGCCCGCCTCGGCTATCAGCCTGAGCCGATCTCGCTGGTGCTGCGCGGCCCGCTGTGCGACTAATCCATGCAGTAGAACATGCAAAGAGCCTGCCCCATGCGTTGAGGGCAGGCTCTTTTTCGATCACTCGTCAAACAGACTCAGGTACTGGCCGTACCCTTCCTTCTCCAGCTCGGCTTTCGGAATAAAGCGCAGCGCGGCGGAGTTGATGCAGTAGCGCAGCCCTTCCGGCCCCGGACCGTCGTCAAACACGTGGCCGAGATGGGAGTCGCCCTGCTGACTGCGCACCTCCATCCGCACCATGCCGTGGGAGGTGTCCATCCGCCCTTTGATGTTCGACATGTTCATCGGCTTGTGGAAGCTCGGCCAGCCGCAGTTGGAGTCGAATTTGTCAAAGGAGCTGAACAGAGGCTCGCCGGAGACGATGTCCACGTAGATGCCTTCCTCCTTGTGATCCCAGAACTCATTGCGGAACGGCGGCTCGGTGCCGTTTTCCTGCGTGACCTGGTATTGCATCGGCGTCAGGCGTTCGCGCAGCTCCTGCTGGTCTTTCTGCAGTGTCCAGTGCCGCTCGATGAACGCATCGCGCCCGGAGCCATGGCGATAGCGGTTGTAGTGGGCCGGGTTCTTCTTGTGATAGTCCTGGTGATACTCTTCCGCCGGGAAGAACTCCATCGCCGGCAGAATCTGCGTCGCGATCGGCTTCTGAAAGCGCCCGCTGTCCTGCAGCGCCTGCTTCGACGCTTCCGCCGCCCGCTGCTGCTCCTCGCTGTGGTAGAAGATCACCGTCTGATACGACTGCCCCCGGTCATAAAACTGCCCGCCCGTGTCGGTCGGGTCGATCTGCCGCCAATAGGTCTGCAGCAGTTTCTCATACGGGTAGACCGCCGGATCAAACGTGATCTGCACCGCTTCATAATGACCGGTCGTCTCCGAGCAGACCTCTTCATAGGTCGGGTTCGCCTTGTGCCCGCCGGTGTAGCCGGAGACGACCTTGAGGATGCCCGGCTCCTCTTCAAATGGTTTGACCATGCACCAGAAACAGCCGCCCGCAAACGTGGCGAGCTGATGATTGTGTTCGCTCATGTCCAATTCCTCCCTTTGTTTCTAGTTTACCTTATCTCAGCGGCAGCCACACCTCAAACACGGTGCCCTGCCCCGGCTGGCTGGTGCAAGAGATCGTGCCGCCGTGAATGTCGAGGATCGTTTTCGTGATCGAGAGCCCGAGTCCCGCCCCGCCATGCATCCGGGAGCGGGCCGAGTCGACACGGTAGAAGCGGTCGAACAGCTGGGCGAGGTGCTCTTCGGCGATCCCCGTACCGTTGTCCTCGAAGGTGAGCAGCAGACCGTCCGCTTGCTCCTGCAGGCAGACGGCGATCCGCCCTTGCTGCGGGTCGGTGTGCTGGACGGCATTCTGGAACAGGTTCAAGATCACCTGCTTGATCCGGTCGGCGTCGAACCACGAGGCCTGCTCCGTCGTCAGCGTGAGCGCCACCTCACGCTCCCCGGCCAGCATGCGCAATTGCGGTTCCATGTCGGAGAGCAGCCGGTCGAGCCGCCCGTCCGTTTTTTCCGCCTGCGGGGTGCGGTCAAGGCGGGCCAGGGTGAGCAGATCCTGCACCAGCTTGGACAGGCGCTCCGATTCGCCGTGCATGCTCTGCAGGGCGCGCTGCAACTGCTCCGGATTGTTCGCCGCGCCGCGCAGCAGGACTTCCAGAAAGCCGCGGATCGAGGTCAGCGGCGTGCGCAGCTCATGGGAGGCGTCGGCGACAAAACGGCGCATCGTCTCCCGCGCCTCTTTTTCCGTTTCAAACGAGTGCTGCAGTCGCTCCAGCATTCCGTTAAACGACGCGGAAAGCCGCTCGATCTCCAACTGGCTCAGCTCGGTCTGCAGGCGCTCGTCGAGGTTGCCCGCGTTGATCCGCTCCACCGTGTCGACCATCTGCGACAAAGGCACCAGCGTGCGGCGCAAGATCGGCAGCAAGGTGAGCAGCCCGGCCAAGAGCGCCACCGCCGCCAGCACCAAGAAGATGGCCAGCTGGGAAAACAGCACATGCTGCAGCGGCTCCACCCGCGTGCTGACCTGCACCAGCCCGGTTGTCTGCTCGCGGTAGTACAGCGGGGAGAGCACGATCAGCTGCCCGTCGCCATGCTCGTCTTCGATGATGTGGTACGCCGCCTCGCCATCATCGCCGTGCTTTTGCGGCTGCAGGGCTTTTTGATAGAATGTCGGTTTCAACTGCGGCACCTTGCCGTGTGCGCCGCGGCTGTACAACGCGTGCACCGTTCCGTTGAGGTCGACAAAAGCGACGTTCGAATCAGGGATGGCCAGATACTCCGCATCGCGGCGGTCGAAGTCGCCGTCCCGTTGCGGATCGCTGAGCAGGCGCGCCCAGACTTGGGACGGCACGCTGCGGATCTGCGACTGAATGCTCGCCGCTTTGTTCTGGAACAGGAACTGCTGCATGAAGAGAAATTGAAACAGACCGATAAACAGCAGCAGCCCGAGCAGGATCAGCAGCGAGCGCGAGAGGAGTTGGAAGCGAAGCGAGCGCGGGGCGAACAGGCGGCGGATGCGCTCCGGCAGCAGCTTGTTGCGGGCTGCGCTCTTCATGGCAAGTCCACCCGATAGCCCGCCCCGCGAATCGTGCGGATCACGCTGTGCTCGCGGTCGCCAAGTTTCTCGCGGATCGAGCGCACATAGACCTCGACGATGTTGTCCTGCCCGCCGAAATCATAGCCCCAGACGGCGTCGAGGATCATCGGCTTGCTGAGCACGAGGCCATGGTTCAGCACCATGTATTTGAGCAGTTCATATTCGGTCGCCGACAGCGCCAGCACGTCGCCTTGAAAGGAGATCTCCTTGCGCCGGTCGTCGATGCGGAACGGCCCGTACGACACTTCGCTCAGCAGATGGGGGAATTGGTTGCGCACGCGGGCTTGGATGCGGGCGAGCAGTTCCTGAAAGGAAAACGGCTTGATCATATAGTCGTCCGCGCCGAGCTGCAGGCCTTTGACGCGGTCGTCCACTTCGTCCTTGGCGGTGAGCATGATGATCGCCGCCTGGCT is part of the Tumebacillus sp. BK434 genome and harbors:
- a CDS encoding NAD(P)/FAD-dependent oxidoreductase, whose protein sequence is MKTTYDVIIVGARIAGSALAYELSQKGFTVLLLERSTFPSDVYSTHNFFNNSVAMLREMGVLDKLLATHTPTYKRCYMKFEDAEIDGDMPEVDGETHCLCIRRPYLDTILYEHATAQPGVTGRQGFRVTEVLRADGAVSGVAGVDQDGVRQEYQAKLVVGADGRRSTVRRLVGAQQKLAVPTDYASYVAYYSGFQSDGETCVEFYKIGENIAIVFPTSDGLAVVGVMYPLDNQKEMERFRHDPERAILDLLRESFSSTTFPERLSQATLVGKVKGLHGYDNDWYQGMGPGWALLGDALSFKDPAVGQGMHDALYGARVLAKHLDWNRSWAELAAAYEGEMEAHMMSRFQLACVFTKNIPFTPEQTAVNKLIGSDEQATRAFLGFYNYHNEMEDVEKEVGRILTTISRSSYN
- a CDS encoding GNAT family N-acetyltransferase, which gives rise to MTTPNTSLFTITAAVTDQDLQDCATVKNTLTPKEPVTLEALKNDVESNPDGLLLIARVGDRPAGSAVCKASSSPQQAFTMLRVLPEWRNKGLGTLFYQAVSEHARKLNRSSLQGRVTETDRAALAFFEKRGFAEVARECPVILNVQDLVVTPAALPDGLEVVALQDREDLYAGAHAVAAEGLPDIPLPEPLTVPALPDWIASEISAPGIRLDGSFVAIADGEVIGYAGIVEISDTAAEHLLTAVKRNWRGQGIASLLKNAQLVWAKQAGLHELITYNHQGNDPIQKLNARLGYQPEPISLVLRGPLCD
- the msrB gene encoding peptide-methionine (R)-S-oxide reductase MsrB: MSEHNHQLATFAGGCFWCMVKPFEEEPGILKVVSGYTGGHKANPTYEEVCSETTGHYEAVQITFDPAVYPYEKLLQTYWRQIDPTDTGGQFYDRGQSYQTVIFYHSEEQQRAAEASKQALQDSGRFQKPIATQILPAMEFFPAEEYHQDYHKKNPAHYNRYRHGSGRDAFIERHWTLQKDQQELRERLTPMQYQVTQENGTEPPFRNEFWDHKEEGIYVDIVSGEPLFSSFDKFDSNCGWPSFHKPMNMSNIKGRMDTSHGMVRMEVRSQQGDSHLGHVFDDGPGPEGLRYCINSAALRFIPKAELEKEGYGQYLSLFDE
- a CDS encoding HAMP domain-containing sensor histidine kinase translates to MKSAARNKLLPERIRRLFAPRSLRFQLLSRSLLILLGLLLFIGLFQFLFMQQFLFQNKAASIQSQIRSVPSQVWARLLSDPQRDGDFDRRDAEYLAIPDSNVAFVDLNGTVHALYSRGAHGKVPQLKPTFYQKALQPQKHGDDGEAAYHIIEDEHGDGQLIVLSPLYYREQTTGLVQVSTRVEPLQHVLFSQLAIFLVLAAVALLAGLLTLLPILRRTLVPLSQMVDTVERINAGNLDERLQTELSQLEIERLSASFNGMLERLQHSFETEKEARETMRRFVADASHELRTPLTSIRGFLEVLLRGAANNPEQLQRALQSMHGESERLSKLVQDLLTLARLDRTPQAEKTDGRLDRLLSDMEPQLRMLAGEREVALTLTTEQASWFDADRIKQVILNLFQNAVQHTDPQQGRIAVCLQEQADGLLLTFEDNGTGIAEEHLAQLFDRFYRVDSARSRMHGGAGLGLSITKTILDIHGGTISCTSQPGQGTVFEVWLPLR
- a CDS encoding response regulator transcription factor, yielding MYQPQAIKILIVDDEPNILQFLELGLQNEGYHVLTAPDGMTAVNAAKEHHPHLVILDVMMPGMDGFEVCKLLKKVSQAAIIMLTAKDEVDDRVKGLQLGADDYMIKPFSFQELLARIQARVRNQFPHLLSEVSYGPFRIDDRRKEISFQGDVLALSATEYELLKYMVLNHGLVLSKPMILDAVWGYDFGGQDNIVEVYVRSIREKLGDREHSVIRTIRGAGYRVDLP